The window GGGGTTTTGACTGGTTTTTTCGGATGGTCTGGTTTCTTCGCCATCCAGCGAATATGGGATGAGTCCGGCTGATAGAAAAGGGCAAAGGCCGGAGTGTGACGGCTCGGAAATCTCCCGCCACGTCCCGCCAGTTCCGATCGGGCTAGGTGGCGAGCTGCGGTCCCGTTGCCTGCCCGGCGCCGGCGTATTGCTGGAGCCGGAGGTGGTCGATCTGGGTTTTCGCATCCTCGATGGCGGCGTCGGGGTCGGACCACGCGAAGCCGACTTCGAGCGCGGAAAACACGACGCCGTCGATGACGACCGGCATCAGGTCCGCGCGCCTGATCCTGGCGTGCCACAGGCCTCTGCCAGCTTCGAACGATTCGATGTTAAAGCCGTCATAATCGCAGTTCATGTGTGTCCCCGGGTCATTGTCGGACGTCGAGGGAAACATGCGCCGGCAAAAACCAATGTGAACTCGTTCACATTTGTCAGTCGATTAGCCCGCGATTTTTCACCGCTGGGAAACCGCCGGGAGTAAGTAATCCTGACAGCGAAAGTCCGTCAGGCTACAGAGGACGCACTCTCCCTCGCCCCGCCCTTGCGGGGAGAGGGCGTAGGCGGCCTGCTGCCGCCGTTCTTGATAAAAGAACGCCGATGCGAAGCATCGGCTAGGGTGAGGGGCTGCATCCGCAAATTCGGAAGATGAAGAGTGCGCGGATAGTCCCCCTCACCCGGACTGCTTCGCAGTCCGACCTCTCCCCGCAAGCGGGGAGAGGTACGAGAAATTCGCGCGGGCCGATTCGACTCAAAATCTTCATTCTCTAGTATTCCGCCATCAGTTGATTCGCTTGCGACCAGGGGGCACATTGGGAACGGCATCGATCAAGGCGCCGCCCAGAGGGCAATCGATGAGGTTGTCTACTCGATTGACTGTTGCGATGGTTGCCTTGGTGCTGCTGGCGACGAGTGCGGTCGGGGTGCTGACCTATCGCAACATCGCCACGTTTGTCTTGCCCAGGGCATTGGATCGCATCAGTACCCACGCGCAACTGCTCGCCACCGAGCTCGCCGCCTCCGTGCGCGGCGCGCGCGCCGATGTGATCGGCTTCCGCTCCGACAACGCCGTCATCGACATCATGACGGCGCGGCTGCGCCGCGGCACCGACCCTGCGGCGGAAACCACCGAGATGGAGTGGCGAAGGCGGCTCGGGCAGCGCTTCGCGGCCGAACTCGCCTCCAAGCCGAATTATCACGAATTCCGCTATATCGGCGTCGACGACGGCGGGCGCGAATTGGTGCGGGTCGACCGCTCCGATCCCGGCGGTCCGCCGCGCATCGTTCCCGAGAGCGATTTGCAGCGCAAGGACGATCGCGCCGCGTTCAGCGAAACCATCCGCCTGGCGGATGGCGAGGTCTATGTCTCGCCGGTCGACTTCAACCAGGACCATGGCGTGTTCGAAACGCCGCATGTTCCAGTGTTGCGGGTTGCAACGCCGGTGCACACGCCGGACGGGCGGCCGTTCGGCATCGTGATCATCAATGTCGACATGCGGCCGGCCTTTGCCCGGATCCGCGCGGGCGCGGTCGCTCGCGGCCACAGCTATGTCGTCAACGATCAGGGCGACTATCTCGTGCATCCCGACCCTGCCCGCGAATTCGGCTTCGAATTCGGCAAGCCGGAGCATATCCAGGAGGAGATTCCGGATTTCACTCAAATACTGAAAGCGGGCGACAGCACCGCGCGGGTGTTTCAGGACGGGTCCGGCCGGCGCTTCGGGATGGGCGTGGAGATGGTGCGGCTCGCGGAAGGCCCACTGGTCGCGGTGATCCAGGCGGTGCCGTATTCGGTGCTCACGCTGGCTGTGGCGGCGATCCGCGATTCCACCCTGATGGCCGGATTCCTGGCGGCGTTCTGCGCCTTCGTGCTGGCCGTCATCGTCGCCCGCTCGCTGACGCGGCCGCTGGTTCAGATGACCAAAGTGGTGCAGGGCTTTTCGCGCGACCAGAACCTGCCGCTGCCGAGCGGCGGCGGCCACGAGATCGGCGAATTGGCGCGCGCGTTTGCGGACATGGCGGCGGATTCGCGGGCCAAGACCAAGGCGCTCAACCAGGAGGTCGAAGAGCGGCGCCGCGCCTTCGAGCACGAGCAGCTGTTCATCGCGGCGGTGGAATCCTCCAACGACGCGATCATCACCCAGACGCTCGATGGCGTCATCACCGGCTGGAATCCGGGCGCGGAACGGCTGTTTGGATTTACCGCGCAGGAAGCGATCGGAAACAGCATCGACATCATCGTGCCGGACCCGCTGCGCGGCGAGGCCGGGAGCATCCGCGACCGGATCCGCGCCGGCGAACGCATCGACTACCACGAAACCGTTCGCGTCGATAAGAACAGCCGGTGGATCGACGTGTCGCTCGGCATCTCCCCGATCCGCTCGCAATCCGGCGCGATCATCGGCGCCGCCAAGGTGGCCCGCGATATCACCGCGCAGAAGATGGCGCAGGAGGCGCTGCTCGAAAGCGAGCAGATGGCGCGCGACGTCGTCGACAATGCGCTCGAGGCGTTCATCCAGACCGACGAGGACGGCCATATCCTGGAATGGAATCCGCAGGCCGAGGCGATCTTCGGATGGTCGCGGCAGGAGGCGGTCGGCAGGCACCTGGTCGGCTTGCTGTTGCCGGAAAATATGCGGCCGTATTACGAGAGCATGAAACGGCGGATGATGCGCATGGAGGAGAGCGCGGGCGTCGGCCAGCGTTTTGAAACCGAGGCGATGCGCAAGGACGGCTTCACGGTCAAGGTCGAAGTGTCGCTGAAGGCGCTGCGCCGCCGCTCTGGCTATGTCTTCAACGCCTTCGTGCGCGACCTGACCCAGGAGATCGCTGCCGAGGAGCAATTGCGGCAGGCCCAGAAGATGGACGCGCTCGGCCAGCTCACCGGCGGCATCGCGCATGATTTCAACAATGTGCTCACCGTGATCACCGGGACCATCGAGATTCTGGCCGACGAAGTATCGGGCAAGCCGAACATGGCGGCGATCGCAACCCTGATCAGCGAAGCGGCCGACCGCGGCGCCGAACTCACCGGGCGGCTGTTGGCCTTCGCCCGCAAGCAGCCGTTGCAGCCGCTCGAAACCGACATCAACCGCCTGATCGTCGAATCGGCCAAGCTGATGCGCCCGGCGCTCGGCGAGCACATCGAAGTCGAGGCGATGCTGGCGGATGGATTGTGGACGGCGCTGGTCGACCCGGGCCAGCTCTCGTCCGCGCTGCTCAATCTTTCGATCAATGCCCGCGACGCCATGCCGGGCGGCGGCAAGCTGACATTGGAAACCAACAATGTGAGTTTTGACGAAGACTATGCCGCGGCCAACGGCGATGCCCAGGTCGGCGACTACATCATGATCGCGGTCGCCGACACCGGCACCGGAATTCCGGAGGCGATCCGCGACCGGGTGTTCGATCCGTTCTTTTCGACCAAGGGCGTGGGCAAGGGAACCGGGCTCGGCCTGAGCATGGTGTACGGCTTCGTCAAGCAATCCGGCGGCCACATCAAGCTCTACAGCGAAGAGGGGTTCGGCACGACCTTCAAGCTCTATCTGCCGAAGGCGGACGCCGCACCGGAAGCGATCGCCGAACAGCCGTTACCAGCGGAGATGGAAGGCGGCAGCGAGACCATCCTGGTCGTGGAGGACGATCCGCTGGTGCGCGCCTATGTCAACACCCAGCTGCAAAGCCTCGGCTACAAGACACTCTCCGCCGCCAACGGCACCGATGCGCTGGCGATCGCCGACAGCGGCGCCGCCTTCGACCTGTTGTTCACCGACGTCATCATGCCCGGAGGGATGAACGGCCGGCAGCTCGCGGTGGAGATGGCGAAACGGCGCGCGCGGCTCCGTGTATTGTTCACGTCGGGCTATACCGAAAATGCCATCGTCCATCACGGCCGGCTCGATTCCGGCGTGCTGCTGCTCGCAAAACCCTACCGCAAGCTCGATCTTGCCCGCATGCTGCGCATCGCCATGACCGCCGCCGGCATTTTTGAGGATGGCAAGAGGCGGGAATCCTAAGGGCTGAGCCTCATCGTTCACACGGTACGTGCTAACCGCTCCCTCGCCCCGCCCTTCGCGGGGAGAGGGTTGGGGTGAGGGGCTCTTCTCTCCGCGGGCACTGAATTCGCAACAGCCGCCGCGCCATGCCCCTCACCCGAAATTCGCTAACGCGAATTTCGACCTCTCCCCGCAAAAGGGCGGGGAGAGGTCAAGAAAGGCCCGCAAGCGCTGACTTGTCCGCACCTGCAAAACCTATCTACAATGCCCGCTGTGGAACCAACGAGGAAACCCAGTGGCCGCTGAGATCAATCCGCTTGCCGGAAAACCCGCCGAGCCGTCGACGCTCGCCAACATCCCGCGGCTGGTGACGGCGTATTTTGCCGAACAGCCCGATCCGCAAGTTCCGGCGCAGCGGGTGGCGTTCGGCACGTCGGGGCATCGCGGCTCGGCCTTCAACCTTGCGTTCAACGAGGCGCACATCCTCGCCATCAGCCAGGCGATCTGCGATCACAGGCGGAGCGTCAGCATCACCGGTCCGCTGTTCGTCGGCATCGACACCCACGCACTCGCCGAGCCGGCGCTGGCGAGCGCGCTGGAAGTGTTCGCGGCGAACGGCGTCGAGGTGATGATCGATGCCGAGGGCGGCTACACGCCGACGCCGGTGATCTCGCACGCGATCCTCACCACCAACAAGGGGCGCACAAACGGCTTTGCCGACGGCGTCGTGATCACGCCGTCGCATAACCCGCCGGAGGATGGCGGCTTCAAATATAATCCGCCCAATGGCGGCCCGGCCGATACCGACATCACGGCCGGGATCGAACGCGCCGCCAACGGCTTTCTCGCGGACGGCTTGAAAGGCATAAAGCGCATCCCGTATGACCGCGCGCGCAAAGCGGCCAACGTGCATCGCTACGATTTTATCACGCCCTTTGTCGCCGACCTCACTGACGTCGTCGACATGGAGGCGATCCGCGCCTCGGGCGTCAAGATCGGCATCGATCCGCTCGGCGGCGCGGCGGTGCGCTACTGGCAGCCGATCATCGAGCGCTACAAGATTGCCGCGACCATCGTCAGCGACGCCGTCGATCCGACGTTCCGCTTCATGACGGTGGATTGGGACGGCAAGATCCGGATGGACTGCTCGTCGCCTTACGCGATGGCGCGGCTGATCGGCCTGCGCGACAAATTCGACGTCGCCTTCGCCAACGACACCGACGCCGACCGCCACGGCATCGTCACCCGCTCGAACGGCCTGATGAACCCGAACCATTATTTGGCCGCGGCGATTGCCTATCTGTTCGCGCATCGTCCGCAATGGGGCAGGGATGCCGCGGTCGGCAAGACCATCGTCTCGAGCGCGATCATCGACCGCGTCGCCAAGAAGCTCGGCCGTGGCCTGGTCGAGACTCCCGTCGGCTTCAAATGGTTCGTCGATGGGCTCAGCTCCGGCTCGTTCGGTTTCGCCGGTGAGGAAAGCGCCGGCGCCTCGTTCCTCCGAAAGGACGGGTCGGTGTGGACCACCGACAAGGACGGCGTCATCCTGGGCCTGTTGGCCGCCGAGATCACCGCGCGGACCCAACGCGACCCCAGCCAGTTGTTCGATCAATTGACCAGCGAACTCGGCGTGCCCTTCTACGAGCGGATCGACGCGCCCGCGACGCCGGCCCAGAAGAATCTATTGAAGGCGCTTTCGCCGGAAAAGCTCGCCATCAAGGAACTCGCCGGCGAGCCGGTGCGGGCGACGCTCACCGCCGCGCCCGGCAACGGTCAACCGTTTGGCGGCATCAAGGTCACGTCGGACAGCGGATGGTTTGCGGCGCGGCCGTCGGGCACCGAAGACGTCTACAAGATCTATGCCGAGAGCTTTCGCAGCGAAACTCACCTGCGGCAGATCCAGCAGGAAGCACAGTCGGCGATCGCGCAAGCCTTCAAGGCTTGAACAAGCGGATCGGTGCTAGGCGGTTTGCGGCGATGGCGCGGCCTCGATGATATCCAGATGGATGCCGCCGCACCGCGTGCACCTCATCGTCCAATATTCGCACC is drawn from Bradyrhizobium lablabi and contains these coding sequences:
- a CDS encoding PAS domain S-box protein; this translates as MRLSTRLTVAMVALVLLATSAVGVLTYRNIATFVLPRALDRISTHAQLLATELAASVRGARADVIGFRSDNAVIDIMTARLRRGTDPAAETTEMEWRRRLGQRFAAELASKPNYHEFRYIGVDDGGRELVRVDRSDPGGPPRIVPESDLQRKDDRAAFSETIRLADGEVYVSPVDFNQDHGVFETPHVPVLRVATPVHTPDGRPFGIVIINVDMRPAFARIRAGAVARGHSYVVNDQGDYLVHPDPAREFGFEFGKPEHIQEEIPDFTQILKAGDSTARVFQDGSGRRFGMGVEMVRLAEGPLVAVIQAVPYSVLTLAVAAIRDSTLMAGFLAAFCAFVLAVIVARSLTRPLVQMTKVVQGFSRDQNLPLPSGGGHEIGELARAFADMAADSRAKTKALNQEVEERRRAFEHEQLFIAAVESSNDAIITQTLDGVITGWNPGAERLFGFTAQEAIGNSIDIIVPDPLRGEAGSIRDRIRAGERIDYHETVRVDKNSRWIDVSLGISPIRSQSGAIIGAAKVARDITAQKMAQEALLESEQMARDVVDNALEAFIQTDEDGHILEWNPQAEAIFGWSRQEAVGRHLVGLLLPENMRPYYESMKRRMMRMEESAGVGQRFETEAMRKDGFTVKVEVSLKALRRRSGYVFNAFVRDLTQEIAAEEQLRQAQKMDALGQLTGGIAHDFNNVLTVITGTIEILADEVSGKPNMAAIATLISEAADRGAELTGRLLAFARKQPLQPLETDINRLIVESAKLMRPALGEHIEVEAMLADGLWTALVDPGQLSSALLNLSINARDAMPGGGKLTLETNNVSFDEDYAAANGDAQVGDYIMIAVADTGTGIPEAIRDRVFDPFFSTKGVGKGTGLGLSMVYGFVKQSGGHIKLYSEEGFGTTFKLYLPKADAAPEAIAEQPLPAEMEGGSETILVVEDDPLVRAYVNTQLQSLGYKTLSAANGTDALAIADSGAAFDLLFTDVIMPGGMNGRQLAVEMAKRRARLRVLFTSGYTENAIVHHGRLDSGVLLLAKPYRKLDLARMLRIAMTAAGIFEDGKRRES
- the pgm gene encoding phosphoglucomutase (alpha-D-glucose-1,6-bisphosphate-dependent) gives rise to the protein MAAEINPLAGKPAEPSTLANIPRLVTAYFAEQPDPQVPAQRVAFGTSGHRGSAFNLAFNEAHILAISQAICDHRRSVSITGPLFVGIDTHALAEPALASALEVFAANGVEVMIDAEGGYTPTPVISHAILTTNKGRTNGFADGVVITPSHNPPEDGGFKYNPPNGGPADTDITAGIERAANGFLADGLKGIKRIPYDRARKAANVHRYDFITPFVADLTDVVDMEAIRASGVKIGIDPLGGAAVRYWQPIIERYKIAATIVSDAVDPTFRFMTVDWDGKIRMDCSSPYAMARLIGLRDKFDVAFANDTDADRHGIVTRSNGLMNPNHYLAAAIAYLFAHRPQWGRDAAVGKTIVSSAIIDRVAKKLGRGLVETPVGFKWFVDGLSSGSFGFAGEESAGASFLRKDGSVWTTDKDGVILGLLAAEITARTQRDPSQLFDQLTSELGVPFYERIDAPATPAQKNLLKALSPEKLAIKELAGEPVRATLTAAPGNGQPFGGIKVTSDSGWFAARPSGTEDVYKIYAESFRSETHLRQIQQEAQSAIAQAFKA